The following proteins come from a genomic window of Triticum aestivum cultivar Chinese Spring chromosome 6A, IWGSC CS RefSeq v2.1, whole genome shotgun sequence:
- the LOC101290667 gene encoding uncharacterized protein, which produces MEAFAAAPAAGVFAAARPSVALRRRGGRGASSSSSSRASAGRVRLVRPLPPPRAGGGGDGGDLPALDKWDMMELEFGRFLGEDPKLTLAKILLKKSDPDASSLDVEKLVASKKDTLDVILKEFMEANKTDKTATTGEAISAPMKEKQPLGVSRPAVSKPKLDEASLAMIRPAGSKPKQVEPPLTFVRPAAIKPKVNKPSLTLMRPMGSKPKVQAKLVQDSWPSKESLAAGTETSEVGNTATEDLVDVTLRKPVVHQSEDDEQEPELKMKPNLDLKMRKDMDEDLSNISLLQKPEAAKETANALGSTLVAAGEDTDEREEGLQPSEESLTQQIDSPALDKPSVADNNFSMQAFLQGRPRKDLPVETSPSQVDAEKKSDSDYKKSYVDDGGNVLSSTLEDITESDWTRLEHYASTGERVEVELINCSAKGFVVSLDSMIGFLPYRNLATKWKFLAFETWLRRKGGDPSLYKQSMSMEEGSEVNDRSIEPESVSEVAHQDQGTLQSRLKFEELLRTYDEEKSKFLSSFIGQRLRVSVVLADRNSKRLFFSMRPKESDELIQKRKSLMAKLNVGDIVTCTIKRFVYFGIFVEVEGVPALIQQWEVSWDETLDPSVSYRIGQVVDAKVIQLDFNNSRIFLSLKDVKPSPPVGALEAVIGDEASIDGSLEPAQADFEWPEVDSLIEELKNIEQVKDVYKGRFFRSPGLAPTFQVYMASLVGQKYKVLARYGNNVQEVMVETSLDKEGLKEAILMCTNRVS; this is translated from the exons ATGGAAGccttcgccgccgcccccgcggccgGCGTCTTCGCGGCCGCGCGGCCCTCCGTCGCGCTCCGGCGCCGCGGCGGCAgaggggcctcctcctcctcctcctcgcgcgccAGCGCCGGACGGGTGCGCCTCgtccgcccgctgccgccgccgcgcgctGGCGGGGGCGGGGACGGAGGGGACCTGCCGGCTCTGGACAAGTGGGACATGATGGAGCTCGAGTTCGGGCGGTTCCTCGGGGAGGACCCCAAGCTCACCCTCGCCAAG ATACTGCTCAAGAAGTCAGACCCCGATGCTTCATCCCTCGATGTAGAGAAACTAGTTGCCAGCAAAAAGGACACGCTGGATGTTATTTTGAAGGAGTTCATGGAGGCTAATAAGACGGACAAGACTGCCACCACAGGAGAGGCAATAAGCGCACCAATGAAAGAAAAACAACCTTTGGGTGTTTCAAGGCCTGCAGTGAGCAAACCAAAGCTGGATGAGGCTTCTTTGGCTATGATACGGCCAGCGGGAAGCAAACCGAAGCAAGTAGAACCTCCTTTGACTTTTGTGAGACCAGCAGCGATCAAACCAAAGGTAAATAAGCCTTCTTTGACCTTGATGCGGCCAATGGGGAGCAAACCAAAAGTTCAAGCTAAGCTGGTGCAAGATAGTTGGCCTAGCAAGGAGAGTTTAGCTGCAGGAACAGAGACAAGTGAGGTTGGAAATACCGCAACAGAGGATCTTGTGGACGTCACCTTGCGTAAACCCGTTGTGCATCAGAGTGAAGATGATGAACAGGAGCCGGAGCTGAAGATGAAACCAAATCTTGACTTGAAAATGAGGAAGGATATGGATGAGGATTTATCAAACATTTCTCTTCTTCAAAAGCCAGAGGCCGCAAAAGAGACTGCTAATGCACTTGGGTCAACCTTAGTTGCTGCTGGAGAGGATACCGATGAACGCGAGGAAG GACTGCAACCATCTGAGGAAAGTTTAACTCAACAAATAGACTCTCCTGCTCTGGATAAACCATCAGTGGCCGACAATAATTTTTCTATGCAAGCTTTCTTGCAAGGAAGACCGAG GAAAGACCTGCCTGTTGAAACTTCACCATCTCAAGTGGATGCTGAGAAGAAAAGTGATAGTGATTATAAAAAAAGTTACGTTGACGATGGGGGCAATGTCTTATCATCAACATTAGAG GATATTACTGAGAGTGACTGGACAAGGCTAGAGCATTATGCAAGTACTGGAGAAAGGGTTGAGGTGGAACTTATTAACTGCAGTGCGAAGGGTTTTGTG GTGTCACTCGACTCAATGATAGGTTTCTTACCATATCGTAATCTTGCTACAAAATGGAAATTCTTAGCTTTTGAGACTTGGTTAAGAAGGAAGGGTGGTGATCCTTCCTTGTACAAGCAGAGTATGAGCATGGAGGAAGGTTCCGAGGTTAATGATAGGAGCATAGAACCAGAATCAGTTTCAGAAGTAGCTCATCAGGACCAAGGAACTCTGCAGTCTAGGCTGAAGTTTGAAGAACTTCTCCGAACATATGACGAAGAGAAATCCAAGTTCTTATCATCATTTATCGGTCAA AGGCTCCGAGTGTCTGTTGTCCTGGCTGATAGAAATTCCAAGCGACTATTTTTCTCCATGAGGCCAAAAGAAAGTGACGAGTTGATTCAGAAAAGGAAAAGCCTGATG GCTAAGCTTAATGTTGGAGATATAGTCACATGCACTATCAAGCGATTTGTTTACTTTGGGATATTTGTTGAG GTTGAAGGAGTTCCTGCACTGATTCAACAGTGGGAAGTGTCCTGGGATGAGACCTTAGATCCATCAGTTTCTTACAGAATTGGTCAG GTTGTTGATGCTAAAGTTATTCAACTGGATTTCAACAATAGCCGTATCTTTTTGTCACTTAAAGATGTAAAG CCAAGTCCGCCAGTAGGGGCATTGGAAGCAGTCATTGGCGATGAAGCATCAATTGATGGATCTCTCGAACCCGCACAAGCAGATTTTGAG TGGCCTGAGGTGGATTCCCTTATCGAGGAGCTGAAAAACATAGAGCAAGTTAAAGATGTTTACAAAGGAAGGTTCTTTCGGAGCCCGGGATTAGCTCCAACGTTTCAG GTATATATGGCATCTCTGGTTGGTCAGAAATATAAGGTCCTTGCACGATATGGAAACAATGTGCAAGAG GTGATGGTGGAGACGTCACTAGACAAAGAAGGGTTGAAAGAGGCAATTTTGATGTGCACAAACAGGGTGAGCTGA